A single genomic interval of Microbacterium sp. BLY harbors:
- a CDS encoding tRNA (adenine-N1)-methyltransferase codes for MTTAPAPRPSGPFREGDRVQLTGPKGRLHTVTLREDGELHTHHGVLRHRDLIGLPDGSVVANSSGHEYLALRPLLRDFAMSMPRGAAIVYPKDAAQIVMQADIFPGATVVEAGVGSGALSLSLLRAVGPAGRLLSFERREDFAEVARANVETFFGERPDTWSVVVGDLVASLPEQVEPGSVDRVVLDMLAPWECIEVVADALTPGGVVLCYIATATQLSRVAEFIRGTGLFTDPEASETMVRGWHVEGLAVRPDHRMVAHTGFLLTARRLAPGAVAPSVKRRASKSSYSDEDVELWTPGAVGDREITDKNLRKRAREAGKAAEGARLAAASRESEDATE; via the coding sequence ATGACGACCGCTCCCGCCCCTCGCCCCAGTGGCCCGTTCCGCGAGGGCGATCGTGTGCAGCTCACGGGCCCGAAGGGCCGCCTGCACACGGTGACGCTCCGTGAGGACGGTGAGCTGCACACCCACCATGGCGTGCTCCGCCACCGCGATCTCATCGGGCTTCCGGACGGCTCGGTGGTCGCGAACAGCTCGGGGCACGAATACCTCGCGCTGCGTCCGCTGCTGCGCGACTTCGCGATGTCCATGCCGCGCGGCGCGGCCATCGTCTACCCGAAGGACGCCGCCCAGATCGTCATGCAGGCCGACATCTTCCCCGGTGCGACGGTCGTCGAGGCCGGCGTCGGCTCTGGGGCCCTCTCGCTCTCGCTCCTGCGCGCGGTGGGGCCGGCGGGTCGCCTGCTGTCGTTCGAACGCCGGGAGGACTTCGCCGAGGTCGCGCGGGCGAACGTCGAGACCTTCTTCGGGGAGCGCCCCGACACCTGGAGTGTCGTGGTGGGCGACCTCGTCGCCTCCCTGCCCGAGCAAGTGGAGCCCGGTTCGGTGGACCGGGTGGTGCTGGACATGCTCGCCCCCTGGGAGTGCATCGAGGTGGTGGCGGATGCGCTCACTCCTGGTGGGGTCGTGCTCTGCTACATCGCCACGGCGACGCAGCTCTCCCGGGTCGCCGAGTTTATCCGGGGCACGGGTCTCTTCACCGACCCCGAGGCATCGGAGACCATGGTCCGCGGCTGGCATGTCGAAGGGCTGGCGGTGCGCCCCGACCACCGCATGGTCGCGCACACCGGCTTCCTGCTGACCGCGCGACGGCTGGCACCGGGGGCGGTGGCCCCGTCGGTCAAGCGGCGTGCGTCCAAGAGCAGCTACAGCGACGAGGACGTCGAGCTCTGGACGCCGGGAGCGGTGGGCGACAGGGAGATCACCGACAAGAACCTGCGGAAGCGGGCGCGTGAGGCCGGGAAGGCTGCCGAGGGCGCGCGGTTGGCGGCGGCTTCGCGCGAATCCGAGGACGCGACGGAATAG
- a CDS encoding YafY family protein codes for MAARIPAEERLTNLVVALMATEIGLTKQQILDNVSGYRQRADAGTRSDALEKMFERDKDELRSLGVPIETIGDAADPNDLREARYRIPQAEYDLPGDIEFSPAELAVLRLAGSVWSAESASGDAQSGVRKIRALGIDGDEPIIGFAPRITARDAAFAPLQDAIERCRVVAFDYLKPGEDAARRRRIRPLALVDYEARWHVYGVDVDIEEDRTFLLSRIVGDVTVSATSFDPALREGAGERALSGLERVAAENSALLEITPGTEAALRLGRRASAAPQGIRVPFVDLHIFADELASYGPEVRVVEPAPLREAVIARLRAVVDAHTDTEVRS; via the coding sequence ATGGCCGCCCGGATCCCTGCCGAAGAGCGCCTGACGAATCTCGTCGTGGCGCTCATGGCCACGGAGATCGGGCTCACCAAGCAGCAGATCCTCGACAACGTCTCCGGCTACCGCCAGCGCGCCGACGCCGGGACGCGCTCGGACGCGCTCGAGAAGATGTTCGAGCGGGACAAGGACGAGCTCCGTTCCCTCGGCGTCCCGATCGAGACGATCGGCGATGCCGCCGACCCGAACGACCTCCGTGAGGCGCGGTACCGTATTCCGCAAGCGGAATACGACCTGCCAGGAGACATCGAGTTCTCTCCCGCGGAGCTCGCCGTCCTCCGACTGGCGGGGAGCGTGTGGAGCGCGGAGTCGGCCTCGGGCGACGCGCAGTCCGGAGTCCGTAAGATCCGTGCGCTGGGCATCGACGGCGACGAGCCGATCATCGGCTTCGCCCCCCGCATCACGGCGCGCGACGCGGCCTTCGCCCCTCTGCAGGACGCGATCGAGCGCTGTCGGGTCGTCGCGTTCGACTACCTGAAGCCGGGCGAGGACGCTGCGCGGCGCCGCCGCATCCGGCCCCTCGCTCTCGTCGACTACGAGGCGCGGTGGCACGTCTACGGCGTGGATGTCGACATCGAGGAGGACCGCACGTTCCTGCTCAGCAGGATCGTCGGAGACGTGACGGTGAGCGCGACGAGCTTCGACCCCGCGCTGCGCGAAGGGGCGGGGGAGCGGGCGCTGAGCGGACTCGAGCGCGTGGCGGCTGAGAACTCCGCACTGCTGGAGATCACCCCCGGCACGGAAGCGGCGCTGCGGCTGGGGCGTCGCGCGAGCGCGGCGCCCCAGGGCATCCGCGTGCCCTTCGTCGATCTGCACATCTTCGCGGACGAGCTCGCCTCCTATGGTCCGGAGGTCAGGGTCGTCGAACCGGCGCCGCTGCGGGAGGCCGTCATCGCCCGGCTCCGTGCGGTCGTCGACGCGCATACGGACACGGAGGTCCGCTCATGA
- a CDS encoding YafY family protein: MSAAHKPLLAADRVRLYLTLVPYLLEHGPVSLAEAAEEFGVTPREMRAMVEKLTVIGLPGEAGYWQQPQEMFDINWDLLDLEDVIEITNDVALRRVPRFTAREAAALLAGLQMVAAVPAVSDSGLVAGLISKLSRGAADAPADVVIAPTAVDEVREVVARGLHNRVAISFTYQAPDAAPTTRTVDPVQILITNGQWYLQGWCHMREAMRTFHLDRVSAPVLTDIPITHGGDRVPEAFAGLDEEREVTVRVPERLAPLLGGFVPSETLRADHGMVTTQLHLADPRGIKRLAARFGGAMEVCEPGIARTATREWASAGLALYHRPDAEV; encoded by the coding sequence ATGAGCGCCGCTCACAAGCCGCTCCTGGCCGCCGACCGGGTGCGCCTCTACCTCACCCTCGTGCCGTATCTGCTCGAACACGGTCCCGTGTCGCTCGCGGAGGCCGCAGAGGAGTTCGGGGTGACCCCGCGGGAGATGCGGGCGATGGTCGAGAAGCTGACGGTGATCGGTCTCCCCGGTGAGGCAGGCTACTGGCAGCAGCCGCAGGAGATGTTCGACATCAACTGGGACCTCCTCGACCTCGAAGACGTGATCGAGATCACCAACGACGTGGCGCTCCGCCGCGTGCCGCGGTTCACCGCGCGGGAGGCGGCCGCACTCCTCGCCGGCCTCCAGATGGTTGCCGCGGTACCCGCGGTCTCGGACTCCGGACTCGTCGCCGGCCTCATCTCCAAGCTCTCCCGCGGTGCGGCTGACGCCCCCGCGGACGTCGTGATCGCACCCACCGCGGTCGACGAGGTGCGCGAGGTGGTCGCACGTGGCCTCCACAATCGCGTGGCCATCTCGTTCACGTATCAGGCCCCCGATGCAGCGCCGACGACGCGGACCGTCGACCCGGTGCAGATCCTCATCACCAACGGGCAGTGGTACCTCCAGGGGTGGTGCCACATGCGCGAGGCGATGCGCACCTTCCACCTGGATCGCGTGAGCGCCCCCGTCCTCACCGACATCCCGATCACCCACGGTGGCGATCGTGTGCCCGAGGCCTTCGCGGGGCTCGACGAGGAGCGGGAGGTGACGGTGCGGGTGCCGGAGCGCCTCGCACCGCTCCTCGGCGGCTTCGTGCCGTCCGAGACGCTGCGGGCCGACCACGGAATGGTGACCACGCAGCTGCACCTCGCCGACCCGCGGGGCATCAAGCGCCTCGCGGCCCGCTTCGGGGGAGCGATGGAGGTCTGCGAACCCGGCATCGCGCGCACGGCCACGCGTGAGTGGGCGTCCGCCGGACTCGCGCTCTACCACCGGCCTGATGCCGAGGTTTGA
- the tatA gene encoding twin-arginine translocase TatA/TatE family subunit encodes MFAGMQGWHLLIVLAVILLLFGAAKLPALAKSMGQSARVFKGEMKAMKEEDAVRAESAPAEPTTVKDSGIDPETPPRA; translated from the coding sequence ATGTTCGCTGGAATGCAAGGCTGGCACCTGCTCATCGTGCTGGCCGTTATCCTCCTCCTCTTCGGCGCTGCCAAGCTGCCGGCTCTCGCGAAGAGCATGGGCCAGTCGGCCCGCGTCTTCAAGGGTGAGATGAAGGCCATGAAGGAAGAAGACGCGGTTCGTGCCGAGTCGGCTCCCGCGGAGCCGACGACGGTGAAGGACTCGGGCATCGACCCTGAGACTCCGCCTCGCGCCTGA
- the tatC gene encoding twin-arginine translocase subunit TatC, with amino-acid sequence MSLGAHLVELRKRLMYAAIALVVGMVVAFIIADPVIHFITGPIRIISDQRGDDFSALNFATVTSAFDMRMRIAFTIGLFLSAPVWLWQIWAFIMPGLTRKEIRYTVGFVVAAVPLFFAGCYLGVQIMPHVIELMWSFTPEGGTNFYSAQEYYDFVFKLMIVIGISFVLPVFLVALNLAGVMSGRAILKGWRVAILIATIFAALATPAADVVSMLMLAGILIVLFFAAAGLSLLFDRRKRKRDSAAGLVPDAA; translated from the coding sequence ATGTCGCTGGGCGCACATCTCGTCGAACTGCGCAAGCGCCTCATGTACGCGGCGATCGCTCTGGTCGTCGGCATGGTCGTGGCGTTCATCATCGCGGACCCGGTCATCCATTTCATCACCGGTCCGATCCGCATCATCTCGGACCAGCGAGGTGATGACTTCAGCGCCTTGAACTTCGCGACAGTGACGTCCGCGTTCGACATGCGTATGCGCATCGCCTTCACGATCGGCCTGTTCCTCTCCGCACCCGTCTGGCTGTGGCAGATCTGGGCCTTCATCATGCCCGGCCTTACCCGCAAGGAGATCCGCTACACCGTCGGCTTCGTCGTCGCCGCGGTGCCGCTGTTCTTCGCGGGGTGCTATCTCGGGGTGCAGATCATGCCGCACGTCATCGAGCTCATGTGGAGCTTCACCCCGGAGGGCGGAACCAACTTCTACTCCGCGCAGGAGTACTACGACTTCGTGTTCAAGCTGATGATCGTCATCGGCATCTCGTTCGTCCTCCCCGTCTTTCTCGTCGCACTCAACCTCGCTGGCGTGATGTCGGGCCGCGCCATCCTCAAAGGGTGGCGGGTGGCGATCCTCATCGCGACGATCTTCGCCGCGCTGGCGACCCCGGCAGCGGATGTGGTGAGCATGCTGATGCTCGCCGGCATCCTCATCGTCCTCTTCTTCGCGGCCGCCGGCCTGTCCCTCCTGTTCGACCGGCGTAAGCGCAAGCGCGATTCCGCGGCCGGACTCGTGCCGGACGCCGCATGA
- a CDS encoding RNA helicase, with translation MTSPSERYARAQESAAHPETAAFAARQRFQLDPFQVAGCHALENGRSVLVAAPTGAGKTIVGEFAIHLAMQTATDKAFYTTPMKALSNQKFRELVDVYGPDDVGLLTGDTNINGNARIVVMTTEVLRNMIYADSSALRELRYVVMDEVHYLADRFRGAVWEEVIIHLPPRVRLVSLSATVSNAEEFGDWLDTVRGDTEVIVSEIRPVPLEQHVLVRDDLLPLFDDRAGIATAQVNQELMRIRSFTGSTYDNNRQAQAYRSNRHAGRQAARPPRGGRRPVRAANARRIERMDRPDVVELLERSNLLPAIFFIFSRVGCDAAVQQVRRSGLRLTSAEERAEIRAIVEDRTRTLQDEDLGVLGYWEWLDNLERGVAAHHAGLLPAFKEVVEDLFQKKLLKVVFATETLALGINMPARTVVLEKMEKFNGEARVAITSGEYTQLTGRAGRRGIDVEGHAVVQWSEGMDPQAVAALASRRTYPLNSSFRPTYNMAVNLIDLFGQTRARQILESSFAQFQADRAVVGLARQVREAEESLEGYRSAMACEHGDFPEYAAIRRELSDLEKKNRQDTQAPRAARDKRMKRIQTLRTRMQRHSCHRCPDREAHARWAERYWKLKRQTDRTRRQIETRTGTVARVFDRVVEVLETLDYVRRDEDGMQLTDAGRTMRRIYGERDLLVAESLRQGLWKGLDAPSLAAMACCLVYEPRRDEANAGERSLPRGAFRAAYEKTTTLWAELDDLEQDHQLPGSEPLAAGLAGAMHAWARGGMLDRVLIDADMAAGDFVRWAKQTIDLLDQLSIVAEDAVLARTARAALDGVRRGIVAYSSM, from the coding sequence ATGACTTCGCCGTCCGAGCGCTATGCGCGGGCGCAGGAGAGCGCGGCTCATCCGGAGACGGCGGCATTCGCCGCACGGCAAAGGTTCCAGCTCGATCCGTTCCAGGTGGCGGGGTGCCATGCGCTCGAGAACGGGCGCAGCGTGCTCGTCGCCGCTCCGACGGGCGCGGGGAAGACCATCGTGGGGGAGTTCGCCATCCATCTCGCGATGCAGACGGCGACGGACAAGGCGTTCTACACGACGCCGATGAAAGCCCTCTCGAACCAGAAGTTCCGTGAGCTCGTCGATGTGTACGGGCCCGACGACGTCGGGCTGCTGACCGGCGACACGAACATCAACGGCAACGCCCGGATCGTCGTCATGACGACCGAGGTGCTGCGCAACATGATCTATGCCGACTCCTCGGCGCTGCGCGAGCTGCGGTACGTGGTGATGGACGAGGTGCACTACCTCGCCGACCGCTTCCGCGGCGCCGTGTGGGAAGAGGTCATCATCCACCTTCCGCCCCGAGTGCGCCTGGTCTCACTCAGTGCCACGGTGTCGAATGCCGAGGAGTTCGGGGACTGGCTCGACACCGTCCGCGGCGACACCGAGGTCATCGTCTCCGAGATCCGGCCCGTTCCCCTGGAACAGCACGTGCTGGTGCGGGACGACCTCCTGCCGCTGTTCGACGACCGCGCCGGGATTGCCACCGCACAGGTGAACCAGGAGCTCATGCGGATCCGGTCGTTCACCGGCTCCACGTACGACAACAATCGGCAGGCGCAGGCCTATCGCAGCAATCGGCACGCGGGGCGGCAGGCCGCGCGACCGCCGCGGGGCGGCCGGCGACCGGTCAGGGCCGCGAACGCTCGTCGCATCGAGCGCATGGACCGGCCGGACGTGGTCGAGCTGCTCGAGCGCTCCAACCTCCTTCCGGCGATCTTCTTCATCTTCAGCCGTGTCGGCTGCGATGCGGCGGTGCAGCAGGTCCGTCGCTCGGGGCTCCGGCTCACCTCTGCGGAGGAACGAGCCGAGATCCGGGCCATCGTCGAGGATCGGACGCGCACGCTGCAGGACGAGGACCTCGGCGTGCTCGGGTACTGGGAGTGGCTCGACAACCTGGAGCGCGGCGTCGCCGCGCACCATGCCGGTCTGCTGCCGGCGTTCAAAGAGGTCGTCGAGGACCTCTTCCAGAAGAAGCTGCTGAAGGTCGTCTTCGCGACCGAGACGCTGGCGCTCGGCATCAACATGCCCGCGCGGACGGTCGTGCTCGAGAAGATGGAGAAGTTCAACGGCGAGGCCCGCGTCGCCATCACGTCCGGAGAGTACACGCAGCTTACGGGGCGCGCCGGCCGGCGCGGCATCGACGTCGAGGGACACGCCGTCGTGCAGTGGAGCGAGGGCATGGACCCGCAGGCCGTCGCCGCTCTCGCCTCCCGTCGGACATACCCGCTCAACTCCAGCTTCCGGCCGACCTACAACATGGCCGTCAACCTGATCGACCTGTTCGGTCAGACCAGGGCCCGGCAGATCCTCGAGTCCTCGTTCGCCCAGTTCCAGGCCGACCGGGCCGTCGTCGGGCTGGCCCGGCAGGTGCGGGAGGCGGAGGAGTCGCTGGAGGGCTATCGGTCCGCGATGGCGTGCGAACACGGGGACTTCCCGGAGTATGCGGCGATCCGCCGCGAGCTGAGCGACCTCGAGAAGAAGAACCGGCAGGACACCCAGGCACCGCGAGCCGCACGCGACAAGCGCATGAAGCGCATCCAGACGCTCCGCACCCGGATGCAGCGCCACTCCTGCCACCGGTGCCCCGACCGCGAGGCGCACGCCCGCTGGGCGGAGCGCTACTGGAAGCTCAAGCGGCAGACCGATCGCACCCGCCGGCAGATCGAGACGCGGACCGGGACGGTGGCGCGGGTCTTCGACCGTGTCGTCGAGGTCCTGGAGACGCTGGACTACGTGCGGCGCGACGAGGACGGCATGCAGCTGACCGATGCCGGACGCACGATGCGCCGCATCTACGGCGAGCGGGACCTCCTCGTGGCCGAGTCGCTGCGTCAGGGGCTCTGGAAGGGGCTGGACGCGCCATCGCTCGCGGCGATGGCCTGCTGCCTCGTCTACGAGCCACGTCGCGACGAGGCCAACGCGGGGGAGCGGAGCCTCCCGCGGGGCGCCTTCCGGGCCGCCTACGAGAAGACCACGACGCTCTGGGCGGAGCTCGACGACCTCGAGCAGGACCACCAGCTGCCCGGAAGCGAGCCACTCGCCGCGGGTCTCGCCGGCGCGATGCACGCGTGGGCGCGGGGCGGGATGCTCGACCGGGTGCTCATCGACGCGGACATGGCCGCGGGTGACTTCGTCCGCTGGGCCAAGCAGACCATCGACCTCCTCGACCAGCTGTCGATCGTCGCCGAGGACGCGGTGCTCGCGCGGACGGCGCGCGCCGCCCTCGACGGCGTACGTCGCGGCATCGTCGCGTATTCGTCGATGTGA
- the lnt gene encoding apolipoprotein N-acyltransferase — translation MTDTPAPARALLPLWAAVPTAAVAALLMDLTFPEAAIWILAFPATALLLLALIGRRAGGALLVGLVYGIVFFALLVSWTSRYLGPLPWAALSVVEGALTALALIPLTLAYRWVPRAWPGTRGRLLTLPAVIAALWVGRELFLGSWPYGGFPWARLGMSQAESPLATLTSWVGVSGLSFLMVFLVAMAIEIVRTGIWRRPVALLAPAALVLVLCVTPLFPTTPSGSMRIAAVQGNGPTGYFDEREPFAVVQAQTDATEPLYGEDVDLLVWPEGGLDTDPFANSIIARRMTLVANRVDAPLLANAATGRGDRYYNTSMLWLPDGTATQTHDKRHPVPFGEYVPDRAFFNALVPDLIGLIQREYTPGTNPPIVEVDDVRVGLAICFDVIYDDVITEGLYGGAEVLVFQTNNADFRGTDENLQQLAFARMRAIETGRSVVNISTVGTSQIILPDGRTVTSLDADEAGAMLEDVELRSGLTAGIVLGPWLQQVLLWGGLGALGLGWWRARRR, via the coding sequence ATGACTGACACTCCCGCGCCAGCGCGCGCGCTTCTGCCCCTCTGGGCTGCGGTCCCGACCGCCGCCGTCGCCGCACTCCTCATGGATCTGACGTTCCCGGAGGCGGCGATCTGGATCCTCGCGTTCCCTGCCACCGCGCTCCTGCTGCTCGCCCTCATCGGGCGGCGGGCCGGTGGCGCGCTCCTGGTGGGCCTGGTCTACGGGATCGTGTTCTTCGCGTTGCTCGTGTCCTGGACATCGCGCTACCTCGGCCCGTTGCCCTGGGCCGCGTTGAGCGTGGTCGAGGGAGCGCTGACGGCGCTCGCGTTGATCCCGCTCACCCTGGCCTACCGGTGGGTGCCGCGGGCCTGGCCGGGCACCCGCGGACGCCTGCTCACGCTCCCCGCCGTGATCGCGGCGCTGTGGGTCGGCCGCGAACTGTTCCTCGGTTCCTGGCCGTACGGGGGCTTCCCCTGGGCGCGTCTCGGGATGAGCCAGGCGGAAAGCCCGCTCGCGACACTCACCTCGTGGGTCGGTGTGAGCGGGCTGAGCTTCCTCATGGTGTTCCTCGTCGCGATGGCGATCGAGATCGTCCGCACCGGCATCTGGCGTCGGCCCGTCGCCCTCCTCGCGCCCGCCGCGCTCGTACTCGTCCTCTGCGTCACTCCGCTCTTTCCGACCACACCGTCCGGTTCGATGCGCATCGCTGCGGTGCAGGGGAACGGACCCACCGGGTACTTCGACGAACGGGAGCCGTTCGCCGTGGTGCAGGCGCAGACCGACGCGACGGAACCGCTGTACGGCGAGGACGTGGACCTCCTCGTGTGGCCCGAGGGCGGACTCGATACGGACCCGTTCGCCAACTCGATCATCGCGCGCCGGATGACCCTCGTCGCGAACCGGGTCGATGCCCCACTGCTCGCGAACGCGGCGACCGGCCGCGGTGACCGGTACTACAACACCTCCATGCTGTGGCTGCCGGACGGCACGGCGACGCAGACGCACGACAAGCGCCACCCGGTGCCCTTCGGCGAGTACGTGCCCGACCGTGCGTTCTTCAACGCTCTCGTGCCCGATCTCATCGGCCTGATCCAGCGGGAGTACACCCCGGGCACCAACCCTCCGATCGTCGAGGTCGACGACGTCCGCGTGGGACTCGCCATCTGTTTCGATGTCATCTACGACGACGTCATCACCGAGGGTCTCTACGGCGGTGCCGAGGTGCTGGTCTTCCAGACGAACAACGCCGATTTCCGGGGCACGGATGAGAACCTCCAGCAGCTCGCCTTCGCTCGGATGCGCGCGATCGAAACGGGCCGGAGCGTCGTCAACATCTCGACCGTCGGCACGAGTCAGATCATCCTTCCGGACGGCCGGACGGTCACGAGCCTGGATGCGGATGAGGCCGGAGCGATGCTCGAGGATGTCGAGCTCCGCTCCGGCCTCACGGCGGGAATCGTTCTGGGCCCCTGGCTGCAGCAGGTGCTGCTGTGGGGCGGTTTGGGCGCGCTCGGTCTCGGGTGGTGGCGCGCCCGTCGGCGTTAG
- a CDS encoding RNA polymerase-binding protein RbpA: MADRSLRGIRLGAQSLQSEEGVVFMERRETTYTCDTCGHDTTLMFAADAEPPQTWECRSCGAEARLKVDGEAVTLEATDEKAARTHWDMLLERRTRAELEELLEERLAYIRARRGAGEDPTREKIGA; encoded by the coding sequence ATGGCAGATCGCAGCCTGCGCGGCATCCGACTCGGCGCCCAGAGCCTACAGAGCGAAGAGGGCGTCGTTTTCATGGAGCGCCGTGAGACCACCTACACCTGTGACACCTGCGGACACGACACCACGCTCATGTTCGCGGCCGATGCCGAGCCGCCTCAGACCTGGGAATGCCGCTCCTGCGGCGCCGAGGCACGTCTGAAGGTCGACGGCGAGGCCGTCACGCTCGAGGCCACCGACGAGAAGGCGGCCCGCACCCACTGGGACATGCTGCTGGAGCGCCGCACCCGTGCGGAGCTGGAGGAGCTTCTCGAAGAGCGCCTCGCCTACATCCGCGCCCGTCGCGGTGCCGGGGAAGACCCCACCCGCGAGAAGATCGGCGCCTAA
- a CDS encoding glycerophosphodiester phosphodiesterase family protein, which produces MTHPFFAKTAQPRILAHRGLVTAEGRESGVWENTAAAFAAAHAAGVDYIETDCQVTADGDVVLFHDSDLRRLLDDAREVHEVRTRELAALFAEHGGLLTVTEALSAFPEMRFNIDVKTPAAADPLGSILSAHTHRVLVTSFSDANRRATIDSIRKAGADLRPATSGGTRTIAAVRSLSAARLSPGRLLRDVDALQIPERRGGIRVLTPALLRAAHRAGTEVHVWTVNDAEDMRRLVAAGVDGVVTDHSDVALATLRPA; this is translated from the coding sequence GTGACCCACCCGTTCTTCGCCAAGACCGCTCAGCCACGGATCCTCGCCCATCGCGGTCTCGTCACCGCGGAGGGCCGGGAGTCCGGGGTCTGGGAGAACACCGCCGCCGCGTTCGCCGCCGCCCACGCCGCGGGTGTCGACTACATCGAGACCGACTGCCAGGTCACCGCGGACGGTGACGTCGTCCTGTTCCACGACTCCGACCTCCGGCGCCTGCTGGATGACGCTCGGGAAGTGCACGAGGTGCGGACGCGCGAGCTGGCCGCCCTGTTCGCCGAGCACGGCGGCCTGCTCACCGTCACCGAGGCGCTCTCCGCCTTCCCCGAGATGCGTTTCAACATCGATGTGAAGACCCCGGCGGCGGCCGACCCGCTCGGCAGCATCCTGTCCGCGCACACCCATCGCGTGCTGGTGACGAGCTTCTCCGACGCCAACAGACGGGCGACGATCGATTCGATCCGGAAGGCGGGGGCGGATCTCCGTCCGGCGACGTCCGGGGGCACCCGGACGATCGCGGCCGTCCGGTCTCTCTCCGCCGCGCGCCTCTCCCCCGGCCGGCTGCTCCGTGACGTCGATGCCCTGCAGATCCCGGAGCGTCGAGGCGGCATCCGGGTGCTGACGCCCGCTCTCCTGCGCGCCGCCCACCGCGCCGGCACCGAAGTCCATGTGTGGACGGTGAACGACGCGGAGGACATGCGGCGTCTCGTCGCCGCGGGCGTCGACGGAGTGGTCACCGACCACTCCGACGTGGCACTCGCGACCCTCCGCCCCGCCTGA
- a CDS encoding SPFH domain-containing protein, producing MDDASIIPTVIIWILVIAVIIFVIVTIARAIRIIPQATAGVVERLGRYHKTLSPGLNILVPFIDRLRPLIDMREQVVSFPPQPVITEDNLVVSIDTVVYFQVTDARAATYEIANYLGAVEQLTTTTLRNVVGGLNLEEALTSRDNINGQLRVVLDEATGKWGIRVGRVELKAIDPPVSIQDSMEKQMRAERDRRAAILTAEGTKQSAILEAEGLRQAEILRAEGDKQAAVLRAQGEAEAIQSVFSAIHQGAPDDKLLAYQYLQMLPKISESPSSKLWIIPSELTEALKGIGTAFTPKAGPGSPTPPPGA from the coding sequence GTGGACGACGCATCGATCATCCCCACCGTGATCATCTGGATCCTGGTGATCGCGGTCATCATCTTCGTGATCGTCACGATCGCCCGAGCGATCCGGATCATCCCGCAGGCGACCGCCGGCGTGGTGGAGCGCCTCGGCCGCTATCACAAGACCCTCTCCCCCGGCCTCAACATCCTCGTGCCTTTCATCGACCGTCTGCGGCCGCTGATCGACATGCGCGAGCAGGTCGTGTCCTTCCCTCCGCAGCCCGTGATCACCGAGGACAACCTCGTCGTCTCGATCGACACCGTCGTCTACTTCCAGGTGACCGACGCCCGCGCCGCGACGTACGAGATCGCGAACTACCTCGGGGCCGTGGAGCAGCTCACCACGACGACCCTCCGCAACGTCGTCGGCGGTCTGAACCTCGAAGAGGCGCTGACCAGCCGCGACAACATCAACGGCCAGCTCCGGGTGGTCCTCGACGAGGCGACCGGCAAGTGGGGCATCCGGGTGGGCCGCGTCGAGCTCAAGGCGATCGACCCGCCGGTCTCCATCCAGGACTCCATGGAGAAGCAGATGCGTGCGGAGCGGGACCGTCGTGCGGCGATCCTGACGGCGGAAGGGACGAAGCAGTCCGCGATCCTCGAGGCCGAGGGTCTGCGCCAGGCGGAGATCCTCCGCGCCGAGGGCGACAAGCAGGCCGCGGTGCTGCGGGCGCAGGGTGAGGCGGAGGCGATCCAGAGCGTCTTCAGTGCCATCCATCAGGGCGCCCCGGACGACAAGCTCCTCGCCTACCAGTACCTGCAGATGCTACCGAAGATCAGCGAGAGCCCGTCGAGCAAGCTGTGGATCATCCCCAGCGAGCTGACCGAGGCGCTGAAGGGCATCGGCACCGCGTTCACGCCGAAGGCCGGCCCGGGCTCACCCACTCCCCCTCCGGGCGCGTGA
- a CDS encoding NfeD family protein: protein MDNFSTFVTFIDQWAWIGWLVLIAVFLVIEMLSLDFTFLMLSFGSVVGLVTDFLGLPVWIQILIAAAAAALFILFLRPPLLRRLHRGADPTRSNVEALVDLRGIALSEITQISGQAKLANGDTWTARTSTSIAIPAGAPVAVSAINGATAIVRPLND, encoded by the coding sequence ATGGACAACTTCTCGACGTTCGTCACGTTCATCGACCAGTGGGCATGGATCGGCTGGCTCGTCCTCATCGCGGTCTTCCTGGTCATCGAGATGCTCTCCCTCGATTTCACTTTCCTCATGCTGAGCTTCGGCAGCGTCGTCGGTCTCGTGACCGACTTCCTCGGTCTCCCCGTCTGGATCCAGATCCTCATCGCCGCCGCAGCCGCCGCACTGTTCATCCTGTTCCTGCGTCCGCCGTTGCTCCGCCGGCTGCACCGGGGCGCCGACCCGACGCGCTCGAACGTCGAGGCGCTGGTCGACCTCCGCGGCATCGCGCTGAGCGAGATCACGCAGATCTCGGGTCAGGCGAAGCTCGCCAACGGCGACACCTGGACCGCCAGGACGTCCACCTCCATCGCCATCCCCGCGGGGGCTCCCGTCGCCGTCAGCGCGATCAACGGCGCCACCGCCATCGTCCGACCCCTCAACGACTAG